Proteins found in one Pseudoxanthomonas sp. SL93 genomic segment:
- a CDS encoding histidine kinase: MALAATHPLDIPRQHVFWLLHLGGWGAYFAQGCLYAVAHGKPSGYWVVPATAATMGALVTLGLRFVLRTCWVLPPRRLLALMIPMILASSALIDFVTREVLVDFCETCKPTTRLEFIAYSLGYIYVLLAWVGAYMGIKYYRQFQSETERTLAARSMAHQAQLKMLRYQLNPHFLFNTLNAISTLILDRDNATANRMVQGLSSFLRHSLDNDPMQRVTLRQELDALTLYLDIEKIRFAERLRIETGIDEDCWRALLPSLLLQPLVENAIKYAVAKQVAGGLLRIEAEREGAQLVLRVIDDGPGCQSMENGDLPPGKGVGLRNTRERLHVLYGENSGFSVRNRAPGIEVTLRLPFETSQTIGD, translated from the coding sequence ATGGCCCTCGCCGCCACCCATCCGCTGGACATCCCCCGCCAGCACGTCTTCTGGCTGCTGCACCTGGGCGGCTGGGGCGCGTACTTCGCGCAGGGCTGCCTGTATGCGGTGGCCCACGGCAAGCCGTCGGGGTACTGGGTGGTACCCGCGACGGCCGCGACCATGGGCGCACTGGTCACGCTGGGCCTCCGCTTCGTGCTGAGGACCTGCTGGGTGCTGCCGCCCCGCCGGCTGCTGGCATTGATGATCCCGATGATCCTGGCCAGTTCGGCGCTGATCGATTTCGTCACCCGTGAAGTCCTGGTGGACTTCTGCGAGACCTGCAAGCCGACCACCCGGCTGGAGTTCATCGCCTATTCGCTGGGCTATATCTACGTCCTGCTGGCCTGGGTCGGCGCGTACATGGGCATCAAGTACTACCGCCAGTTCCAGAGCGAGACCGAGCGCACCCTGGCCGCGCGCAGCATGGCGCACCAGGCGCAGCTGAAGATGCTGCGCTACCAGCTCAATCCGCACTTCCTGTTCAACACCCTCAACGCCATTTCCACGCTGATCCTGGACCGCGACAACGCCACCGCCAACCGCATGGTGCAGGGCCTGTCTTCGTTCCTGCGCCATTCGCTGGACAACGACCCCATGCAGCGCGTTACGCTGCGGCAGGAACTGGATGCGCTGACGCTGTACCTCGACATCGAGAAGATCCGCTTCGCCGAGCGCCTGCGCATCGAGACCGGCATCGACGAGGACTGCTGGCGCGCGCTGCTGCCCAGCCTGCTGCTGCAGCCCCTGGTGGAAAACGCCATCAAGTACGCCGTCGCCAAACAGGTGGCCGGTGGCCTGCTGCGCATCGAGGCCGAGCGCGAAGGTGCGCAGCTGGTGCTGCGCGTGATCGACGACGGCCCCGGCTGCCAGAGCATGGAGAACGGGGACCTGCCGCCCGGCAAGGGCGTCGGCCTGCGCAACACGCGGGAACGCCTGCACGTGCTGTACGGCGAGAACAGTGGCTTCTCCGTGCGCAACCGCGCGCCCGGCATCGAGGTCACCCTGCGTTTGCCCTTCGAGACCTCGCAGACGATCGGAGACTGA
- a CDS encoding DUF456 domain-containing protein: protein MDIHTLYYALAVVLILVGIAGVILPALPGLPLVFAGMLLAAWAGDFQQIGWVTLVVLGLLTALSFAVDIFATAMGAQRVGASRKALVGAVLGTFAGLFFMPIGLFVGPFAGALLGELWHGRELRQATKVGLGTWLGIVLGIVLKLGLAFAMVGLFVFAWFF from the coding sequence TTGGACATCCACACTCTCTATTACGCCTTGGCCGTCGTGCTGATCCTCGTGGGCATCGCGGGGGTGATCCTGCCCGCACTGCCCGGCCTGCCGCTGGTCTTCGCCGGCATGTTGCTGGCTGCCTGGGCGGGTGATTTCCAGCAGATCGGCTGGGTCACGCTGGTGGTCCTGGGCCTGCTGACCGCGCTGTCGTTCGCCGTGGACATCTTCGCCACCGCCATGGGTGCGCAACGGGTCGGCGCCAGCCGGAAAGCCTTGGTGGGCGCGGTGTTGGGCACGTTCGCGGGGCTGTTCTTCATGCCCATCGGCCTGTTCGTGGGGCCGTTCGCCGGCGCCCTGCTGGGTGAGCTGTGGCACGGCCGCGAACTGCGCCAGGCCACCAAAGTAGGCCTGGGGACGTGGCTCGGCATCGTGCTGGGCATCGTGCTGAAACTGGGCCTGGCCTTCGCCATGGTGGGTCTGTTCGTGTTCGCCTGGTTCTTCTGA
- a CDS encoding tRNA threonylcarbamoyladenosine dehydratase, which yields MKKELRDRFAGIDRLYGQGAVERYAGSRVAVVGMGGVGSWVVEALARSGVGHITLIDADDICVSNTNRQLPALEGQYGRNKAEAMADRCRAINPLIDVDVVPMFLTGSNMAELLDRGFDLVLDACDSFRVKVEMIAWCRRRKLPIVVSGSAGGRTDPTQIRLRDLSRTEHDALLALVRKKLRSEFNFPKNPGRYFSVQAVYSLENVKYPQADGTVCGLRPQLGADAALKLDCGVGLGAATHITGAFAFAMVGKALELLLKPKKDAA from the coding sequence ATGAAGAAGGAATTGCGGGACCGGTTCGCCGGCATCGATCGCCTGTACGGGCAGGGCGCCGTGGAGCGCTATGCGGGCAGCCGCGTGGCCGTTGTCGGCATGGGCGGCGTGGGGTCATGGGTGGTGGAGGCGCTGGCGCGTTCGGGAGTCGGTCATATCACGTTGATAGACGCCGACGACATCTGTGTTTCCAACACCAACCGGCAGCTGCCGGCGCTGGAAGGACAGTACGGGCGCAACAAGGCCGAGGCCATGGCCGACCGTTGCCGTGCGATCAATCCACTGATCGACGTGGACGTTGTGCCGATGTTCCTGACGGGAAGCAACATGGCCGAGCTGCTCGACCGCGGCTTCGACCTGGTGCTGGATGCCTGCGACAGTTTCCGTGTCAAGGTCGAGATGATCGCCTGGTGCCGTCGACGCAAGCTGCCCATCGTGGTGTCGGGTTCCGCGGGCGGGCGCACGGACCCCACCCAGATCCGCCTGCGCGATCTCTCGCGTACCGAGCACGACGCGCTGCTGGCGCTGGTACGCAAGAAGTTGAGAAGCGAGTTCAACTTCCCGAAGAACCCCGGCCGCTACTTCAGCGTGCAGGCGGTCTACTCGCTGGAGAACGTCAAGTACCCGCAGGCCGACGGCACCGTATGCGGACTGCGTCCCCAACTGGGCGCCGACGCGGCGTTGAAGCTGGATTGCGGCGTCGGGCTCGGCGCGGCCACGCACATCACCGGTGCCTTCGCGTTCGCGATGGTGGGCAAGGCCCTGGAATTGCTGTTGAAGCCGAAGAAGGACGCCGCCTAG
- a CDS encoding RNA polymerase sigma-70 factor yields MNAETTFETHRSRLFGLSYRLLGSRSDAEDVVQDTWLRWQQADKTGIRDPEAWLVTAATRLGIDRLRAARVQREHYTGPWLPEPTEIDEAPGPERSAEVSEQVSLAFLAVLERLGPEERAAFLLKEAFDYDYAQIAPLLGQSEANCRQMVHRARERVQAGRPRFDVPPENHRRLLERFMDAARRGDQPAITALLREDAQLVSDGGGKALAVTRPLLGAVRIARLFWAAYRRPDPTIAWRMGMVNGEPAILRYRDGVLVAVMVAVSDGERISEIFTVANPDKLGTAVTAKDGGTSW; encoded by the coding sequence ATGAACGCCGAAACCACCTTCGAAACCCACCGCTCCCGCCTGTTCGGGCTCTCCTACCGGCTGCTGGGCAGCCGCAGCGACGCCGAGGACGTGGTCCAGGACACCTGGCTGCGCTGGCAGCAGGCGGACAAGACCGGAATCCGCGACCCCGAGGCCTGGCTGGTCACGGCCGCCACCCGCCTGGGCATCGACCGCCTGCGCGCCGCGCGCGTGCAGCGCGAGCACTACACCGGCCCCTGGCTGCCCGAACCCACCGAGATCGACGAGGCGCCGGGCCCGGAGCGCAGCGCCGAAGTGTCCGAACAGGTCTCGCTGGCGTTCCTGGCGGTGCTGGAGCGGCTGGGCCCGGAGGAACGCGCGGCCTTCCTGTTGAAGGAGGCCTTCGACTACGACTACGCGCAGATCGCGCCCCTGCTGGGCCAGAGCGAAGCGAACTGCCGCCAGATGGTCCACCGCGCGCGCGAACGGGTGCAGGCCGGCCGCCCGCGCTTCGACGTGCCGCCCGAAAACCACCGCCGCCTGCTGGAACGCTTCATGGACGCCGCGCGCCGCGGCGACCAGCCGGCGATCACCGCCCTGCTGCGGGAAGATGCGCAGCTGGTGTCCGACGGCGGCGGCAAGGCCTTGGCGGTTACCCGCCCACTGCTGGGCGCGGTGCGCATCGCGCGGCTGTTCTGGGCTGCGTACCGCCGGCCGGACCCCACCATCGCCTGGCGCATGGGCATGGTGAACGGCGAACCGGCGATCCTGCGCTACCGCGACGGCGTGCTGGTCGCGGTGATGGTGGCGGTGAGCGACGGCGAGCGCATCAGCGAGATCTTCACCGTGGCCAATCCCGACAAGTTGGGCACGGCTGTCACGGCGAAGGACGGTGGCACGTCCTGGTAG
- a CDS encoding cytochrome c: MASQPATSSNASRYFFLFLVGLVVGAICTVMALRAIQARQDKFPDSVMQVMARHSGQLGDKVKQNRCAATDTVPHVRALRTMANDLEMAFPGLADDQRFQTHTSKFRAHLDAALSAPPTDCAAADAVAKQLGESCKACHQDFRG; the protein is encoded by the coding sequence ATGGCCAGCCAACCCGCCACGTCTTCCAACGCTTCGCGCTATTTCTTCCTGTTCCTGGTCGGCCTGGTGGTCGGTGCGATCTGCACGGTCATGGCGCTGCGCGCGATCCAGGCGCGGCAGGACAAGTTCCCCGACAGCGTCATGCAGGTGATGGCCAGGCATTCCGGCCAACTCGGCGACAAGGTGAAGCAGAACCGTTGTGCCGCCACCGACACCGTGCCGCACGTGCGTGCCCTGCGCACCATGGCCAACGACCTGGAGATGGCGTTCCCGGGACTGGCCGATGACCAGCGTTTCCAGACGCACACCAGCAAGTTCCGTGCGCACCTCGATGCGGCGCTGAGTGCGCCGCCGACCGACTGTGCCGCAGCCGATGCGGTTGCAAAGCAACTGGGTGAAAGCTGCAAGGCGTGCCATCAGGATTTCCGCGGCTGA
- a CDS encoding carboxymuconolactone decarboxylase family protein, with amino-acid sequence MKFHRVDYPKHVPEAFRGLYATSTAVHNGVLGKEFLELIFLRVSQINGCAYCMDMHSSALVKAGVESRKLHTLAGWRDSRFFDAREGAALAWAEQLTTLPSGAPADATYDALKEHFDEHGIAELTMAVATINAWNRLGVGMQPVLA; translated from the coding sequence ATGAAGTTCCACCGCGTCGATTACCCCAAGCACGTCCCCGAGGCCTTCCGCGGCCTCTACGCCACCAGCACGGCCGTCCACAACGGTGTGCTGGGAAAGGAGTTCCTCGAACTCATCTTCCTGCGCGTCTCGCAGATCAACGGCTGCGCCTATTGCATGGACATGCACAGCAGCGCGCTGGTAAAGGCCGGGGTGGAATCGCGCAAGCTGCACACGCTGGCCGGCTGGCGCGACAGCCGCTTCTTCGATGCGCGCGAAGGCGCCGCGCTGGCCTGGGCGGAACAACTCACCACCCTGCCCTCGGGCGCGCCGGCGGATGCCACTTACGACGCATTGAAGGAACACTTCGACGAGCACGGCATCGCCGAACTGACCATGGCGGTCGCCACCATCAACGCCTGGAACCGCCTGGGCGTGGGCATGCAGCCGGTGCTGGCCTGA
- a CDS encoding fumarate hydratase, whose amino-acid sequence MTSIKQEDLIQSIADGLQYISYYHPVDYIRNLAAAYEREESPAAKDAIAQILINSRMCAEGHRPICQDTGIVTVFLEIGMDVRWDDATMGVEDMVHEGVRRAYNHPDNKLRASVLADPAGKRTNTKDNTPGVVNVKVVPGNTVDVIVAAKGGGSEAKSKFAMLNPSDSIVDWVLKTVPTMGAGWCPPGMLGIGIGGTAEKAMLLAKESLMEPIDITDLQARGPSNRAEELRLELYEKVNALGIGAQGLGGLTTVLDIKVKDYPTHAANLPVAMIPNCAATRHAHFTLDGSGPVMLDPPSLEDWPELTYDASKGRRVDLDTLTREDVASWKPGEVLLLNGKLLTGRDAAHKRMVDMLNKGEPLPVDLKGRFIYYVGPVDPVRDEVVGPAGPTTATRMDKFTEQVLAQTGLLGMVGKAERGPAAIEAIRKHQSAYLMAVGGAAYLVSKAIKAAKVIGFADLGMEAIYEFTVQDMPVTVAVDSQGTSVHNTGPKEWQARIGKIPLVVA is encoded by the coding sequence ATGACCTCGATCAAGCAAGAAGACCTCATCCAGTCCATCGCCGATGGCCTGCAGTACATCAGCTACTACCACCCGGTCGACTACATCCGGAACCTCGCCGCCGCCTACGAGCGCGAGGAATCGCCCGCGGCCAAGGACGCCATCGCCCAGATCCTGATCAACTCGCGCATGTGCGCCGAAGGCCACCGCCCGATCTGCCAGGACACCGGCATCGTCACCGTATTCCTCGAGATCGGCATGGACGTGCGCTGGGACGACGCCACGATGGGCGTGGAGGACATGGTCCACGAGGGCGTGCGTCGCGCCTACAACCACCCCGACAACAAGCTGCGCGCCAGCGTGCTGGCCGACCCGGCCGGCAAGCGCACCAACACGAAGGACAACACGCCGGGCGTGGTCAACGTCAAGGTCGTGCCGGGCAACACCGTCGACGTGATCGTCGCCGCGAAGGGGGGTGGATCGGAAGCGAAGTCGAAGTTCGCGATGCTCAACCCCTCCGATTCCATCGTCGACTGGGTGCTGAAGACCGTGCCGACGATGGGCGCCGGCTGGTGCCCGCCGGGCATGCTCGGCATCGGCATCGGCGGCACCGCCGAGAAGGCGATGCTGCTGGCGAAGGAATCGCTGATGGAGCCCATCGACATCACTGACCTGCAGGCGCGTGGCCCGTCCAACCGCGCGGAAGAACTGCGGCTGGAACTGTATGAGAAGGTCAACGCCCTGGGCATCGGCGCGCAGGGCCTGGGTGGCCTGACCACCGTGCTCGACATCAAGGTCAAGGATTACCCGACCCACGCGGCGAACCTGCCGGTCGCGATGATCCCGAACTGCGCCGCCACCCGCCATGCGCACTTCACCCTCGATGGCAGCGGCCCGGTGATGCTGGATCCGCCGTCGCTGGAAGACTGGCCGGAGCTGACCTACGACGCCTCCAAGGGCCGTCGCGTCGACCTCGACACGCTGACGCGCGAAGACGTCGCCAGCTGGAAGCCGGGTGAAGTGCTGCTGCTCAACGGCAAGCTGCTGACCGGCCGCGACGCCGCGCACAAGCGCATGGTCGACATGCTCAACAAGGGCGAGCCGCTGCCGGTCGATCTGAAGGGCCGCTTCATCTACTACGTCGGCCCGGTCGATCCGGTGCGCGATGAGGTGGTCGGCCCGGCCGGTCCGACCACCGCCACCCGCATGGACAAGTTCACCGAGCAGGTGCTGGCGCAGACCGGCCTGCTGGGCATGGTCGGCAAGGCCGAGCGCGGCCCGGCGGCGATCGAGGCGATCCGCAAGCACCAGTCGGCCTACCTGATGGCGGTTGGCGGCGCGGCTTATCTCGTGTCGAAGGCGATCAAGGCGGCGAAGGTCATCGGCTTCGCCGACCTGGGCATGGAAGCCATCTATGAGTTCACCGTGCAGGACATGCCGGTGACGGTAGCCGTCGATTCGCAGGGCACCTCGGTGCACAACACGGGCCCGAAGGAATGGCAGGCGCGGATCGGGAAGATCCCGCTGGTGGTGGCGTAG
- a CDS encoding LytTR family DNA-binding domain-containing protein, translated as MDSARQPETPHHRGESAPKLRALIVDDEPLARRGLEIRLQRYPDVEIVGQYGDGASAITGLREHHADLMFLDVQMPGMDGFATLRAIPAREMPLVVFVTAYDHYAIRAFEASATDYLLKPVEETRLEQALARVRIARAQREASGHCAQLLGLLGELSGRPPLDLDEALKPDALEQLRREEKLAVRDGGRTVRVDLRSIRWIDAAGDYMCIHTDGDTPNGNTLILRATMREMEKQLDPQRFPRIHRSTIINARRVVELRPHTNGESYLRLDCGQELKLSRSYRDKLAVLL; from the coding sequence ATGGACAGCGCACGCCAGCCGGAAACCCCGCACCACCGTGGCGAAAGTGCGCCCAAGCTGCGCGCACTGATCGTCGACGACGAGCCTCTGGCCCGCCGCGGCCTGGAAATCCGCCTGCAGCGCTACCCCGACGTCGAGATCGTCGGCCAGTATGGCGATGGCGCGTCGGCCATCACCGGCCTGCGCGAGCACCATGCCGACCTGATGTTCCTCGACGTGCAGATGCCGGGCATGGACGGTTTCGCGACGCTGCGCGCCATTCCCGCGCGGGAAATGCCGCTGGTCGTCTTCGTCACCGCGTATGACCACTATGCCATCCGTGCATTCGAGGCCTCCGCCACCGACTACCTGCTGAAACCGGTGGAGGAGACGCGGCTGGAACAGGCGCTGGCACGCGTGCGCATCGCCCGCGCACAACGCGAGGCCAGCGGCCACTGTGCCCAGTTGCTGGGCCTGCTGGGCGAACTGAGCGGCCGCCCGCCGCTGGACCTGGACGAGGCACTGAAGCCGGACGCGCTGGAGCAACTGCGCCGCGAAGAAAAACTGGCCGTACGCGACGGCGGGCGCACGGTGCGCGTCGACCTGCGCAGCATCCGCTGGATCGATGCGGCCGGCGACTACATGTGCATCCATACCGACGGCGACACGCCGAACGGCAACACGCTGATCCTGCGCGCCACCATGCGTGAAATGGAAAAGCAGCTGGATCCGCAGCGCTTCCCGCGCATCCACCGCTCCACGATCATCAACGCGCGCCGCGTGGTCGAACTGCGCCCGCACACCAACGGTGAAAGCTACCTACGCCTGGACTGCGGCCAGGAGCTGAAGCTGTCGCGCAGCTACCGCGACAAGCTGGCGGTGCTGCTGTAG
- a CDS encoding glycine zipper 2TM domain-containing protein, whose product MKIRLLALGITATAALAGCASTSPGYGSGYGGGYSAPVSSSRTCADCGIVERVDVVSGGAPSRTGAVLGGIVGAVAGRQISDRTGGSEGNKNVSTVAGAVAGAAAGNAIQNRNNGESYTITVRMDDGRRVSINQNDLGGIRENTYVRVQNGRVVLR is encoded by the coding sequence ATGAAGATTCGACTGCTTGCCCTTGGCATTACCGCCACCGCCGCCCTGGCCGGCTGCGCCAGCACTTCCCCCGGTTATGGAAGTGGCTACGGTGGCGGCTATAGCGCGCCCGTTTCCTCCAGCCGTACATGTGCCGACTGCGGCATCGTCGAACGCGTTGACGTGGTCTCCGGCGGCGCGCCGTCGCGTACCGGCGCCGTGCTGGGCGGCATCGTCGGGGCCGTGGCGGGTCGCCAGATCTCCGACCGCACCGGTGGCAGCGAAGGCAACAAGAATGTTTCCACGGTCGCCGGTGCAGTGGCGGGCGCCGCCGCCGGCAATGCCATCCAGAACCGCAACAACGGCGAGAGCTACACGATCACCGTGCGCATGGACGATGGCCGCCGCGTATCGATCAACCAGAACGACTTGGGCGGTATCCGCGAGAACACCTACGTGCGCGTGCAGAACGGGCGCGTGGTGTTGCGCTGA
- a CDS encoding glutathione S-transferase family protein has protein sequence MSTTLYYSRSTASLVVHWLLIELGIPHELHELDFDKRDQKSDDYLKLNPAGVVPTLVMDGQVITETAAILMHLADTHPRADLAPAVASMQRAQYYRWMLFCANTLMPAYRAWFYSDEIAGEANVEATRQHARNKLEKAWGQVADHLEAHGPYLLGAQRSAADFLLTMLMRWSRNMPRPTDTWPALQAHAQRMKALPSFREVYAREGLTDWT, from the coding sequence ATGTCGACAACGCTCTACTACTCCCGCAGCACCGCCAGCCTGGTCGTCCACTGGCTGCTCATCGAGCTGGGCATCCCGCATGAGTTGCACGAGCTGGACTTCGACAAGCGTGACCAGAAATCGGACGATTACCTGAAGCTCAATCCCGCCGGCGTGGTTCCCACCTTGGTCATGGACGGGCAGGTGATCACCGAGACGGCCGCCATCCTGATGCACCTGGCGGACACGCACCCGCGCGCGGACCTGGCGCCCGCGGTGGCGAGCATGCAGCGTGCGCAGTACTACCGCTGGATGCTGTTCTGCGCCAACACGCTGATGCCGGCCTACCGCGCCTGGTTCTATTCGGACGAAATCGCCGGTGAGGCCAATGTCGAGGCCACGCGGCAGCATGCCCGGAATAAGCTGGAGAAGGCGTGGGGCCAGGTCGCCGACCATCTTGAGGCGCATGGTCCCTACCTGCTGGGCGCGCAGCGCAGCGCGGCCGATTTCCTGCTGACCATGCTGATGCGCTGGTCGCGCAACATGCCCAGGCCGACCGACACTTGGCCGGCCCTGCAGGCCCATGCACAACGCATGAAGGCACTGCCGAGTTTCAGGGAAGTCTATGCCCGCGAGGGGCTGACCGACTGGACCTGA
- a CDS encoding cold-shock protein codes for MSDRETGTVKWFNDAKGFGFISRENGEDVFVHFRAIQSQGFKSLKEGQKVSFTVVQGQKGLQADAVQAL; via the coding sequence ATGTCTGATCGTGAAACCGGAACCGTGAAATGGTTCAACGATGCCAAGGGCTTCGGCTTTATCAGCCGTGAAAATGGCGAAGACGTGTTCGTGCACTTCCGCGCCATCCAGAGCCAGGGCTTCAAGAGCCTGAAGGAAGGCCAGAAGGTCAGCTTCACCGTCGTGCAGGGCCAGAAGGGCCTGCAGGCGGACGCCGTGCAGGCGCTCTGA
- a CDS encoding sterol desaturase family protein: MTPTTLPPRAARPRRSFFAYSAALLGLLSLMAVACFHFPELLTSREFRAVYNEQFARHLLLVGLAAAFGMGTLAILRDRNRRIALVGVGSATLAVLLGGTNVQFDAIGKTPYSLGLDWFVISLFFSALVFVPLEHYLGKRRISPLRPGWRTDVAYFFMSHVLVQFILILVTASTSTIAGLAVFPALKDAIQSLPVWAQFLIAVFVADLAQALLHRAYHNIPWLWRFHAVHHSSREMDWLAGSRIHFVEIVLTRSAVLLPLLVLGFSAPAVNAYVILVGLQAVLAHANLGLRFGVLEYLLVLPRYHHWHHARHKDYLDVNYAIHLPLVDMLMGTFKLPPKQEDWPEEYGVMKLETVPRGIVRQHLMPFQGGKKFDEYVD; the protein is encoded by the coding sequence ATGACGCCGACCACCCTGCCGCCGCGCGCTGCCCGCCCCCGTCGCTCGTTCTTCGCCTATTCGGCCGCCCTGCTGGGCCTGCTCAGCCTGATGGCCGTGGCGTGCTTCCACTTTCCCGAGTTGCTGACCAGCCGGGAATTCCGCGCGGTCTACAACGAGCAGTTCGCCCGCCACCTGCTGCTGGTGGGGCTGGCCGCCGCCTTCGGCATGGGGACGTTGGCGATCCTGCGCGACCGCAACAGGCGCATCGCGCTGGTCGGCGTGGGCAGCGCGACGCTGGCGGTATTGCTGGGCGGCACCAACGTGCAGTTCGATGCCATCGGCAAGACGCCCTACTCGCTGGGGCTGGACTGGTTCGTGATCTCGCTGTTCTTCTCGGCGCTGGTGTTCGTGCCGTTGGAGCATTACCTGGGCAAGCGCCGTATCTCGCCGCTGCGCCCGGGCTGGCGCACGGACGTGGCGTATTTCTTCATGAGCCACGTGCTGGTGCAGTTCATCCTGATCCTGGTGACGGCGTCGACGTCCACCATCGCCGGCCTGGCGGTGTTTCCCGCGTTGAAGGACGCGATCCAGTCGTTGCCCGTTTGGGCGCAGTTCCTGATCGCGGTGTTCGTGGCCGACCTGGCGCAGGCGCTGCTGCACCGTGCGTACCACAACATTCCGTGGCTCTGGCGCTTCCATGCCGTTCATCACTCCAGTCGCGAGATGGACTGGCTGGCGGGGTCGCGCATCCATTTCGTCGAGATCGTGCTGACCCGCAGCGCCGTGCTGTTGCCCTTGCTCGTGCTGGGCTTCTCGGCGCCTGCGGTGAACGCCTACGTGATCCTGGTCGGACTGCAGGCGGTGCTGGCGCACGCCAACCTCGGCCTCCGCTTCGGCGTGCTGGAATACCTGCTGGTGCTGCCGCGCTACCACCACTGGCACCATGCGCGGCACAAGGACTACCTGGACGTGAACTACGCCATCCACCTGCCGCTGGTGGACATGCTGATGGGCACGTTCAAGCTGCCGCCCAAGCAGGAAGACTGGCCCGAGGAATACGGTGTGATGAAACTGGAGACGGTGCCGCGCGGCATCGTGCGCCAGCACCTGATGCCGTTCCAGGGCGGGAAGAAGTTCGACGAATACGTGGACTGA
- a CDS encoding phospholipase A, translating into MTQRIRLLPFVIGVTLSAASHAQESTPAVATPEACFSIESDAARLACYDSALGRSQSDTRQADEQARAAKAAEAQARAQAKAEADANAETLDGKDTLGEHRQRRLGAWFRADDPSDEAVIANAGRGSLLDSRWELAKDSKLGVFQMRGYKPVYLLPAFWTSSNNERPSSPNPNNTVTEAQDLQDVEAKFQLSFKTKFAENLFGDNGDLWGAYTQSSRWQVYNSDQSRPFRETNYEPEVMLVFRNSYSLGGWKGRMTGISLNHQSNGRGDPLSRSWNRLIGSVGLDRENWALVMRAWHRFDEDASDDNNADILDYVGRGDAMLTYTRDGHILTVLGRHSLRGGDQSHGALQVDYGFPINRAFRAHVQLFHGYGESLIDYNHKATYIGLGISLLDWY; encoded by the coding sequence ATGACCCAGCGCATCCGCCTGTTGCCGTTTGTAATCGGCGTTACCTTGTCTGCCGCCAGCCATGCGCAGGAATCCACGCCTGCGGTCGCGACACCGGAGGCCTGCTTCTCCATCGAGTCCGATGCCGCCCGCCTTGCCTGTTACGACAGTGCGCTGGGGCGTTCGCAGAGCGACACCCGCCAAGCGGACGAGCAGGCGCGCGCGGCGAAAGCGGCCGAAGCACAGGCGCGCGCGCAGGCCAAGGCGGAGGCCGACGCGAATGCCGAAACGCTGGATGGCAAGGACACCCTGGGCGAGCATCGCCAGCGCAGGCTGGGGGCGTGGTTCCGTGCCGACGATCCGTCGGACGAAGCCGTCATCGCCAACGCGGGGCGCGGCTCGCTGCTCGACAGTCGCTGGGAACTGGCCAAGGACTCCAAGCTGGGCGTGTTCCAGATGCGCGGCTACAAGCCCGTGTACCTGCTGCCCGCCTTCTGGACCAGCAGCAACAACGAACGGCCGTCCTCGCCCAATCCCAACAACACGGTCACCGAAGCGCAGGATCTGCAGGACGTCGAGGCCAAGTTCCAGCTCAGCTTCAAGACCAAGTTCGCCGAGAACCTGTTCGGCGACAACGGCGACCTCTGGGGTGCCTACACGCAGAGCTCGCGCTGGCAGGTCTACAACAGCGACCAGTCGCGTCCGTTCCGCGAAACCAACTACGAGCCCGAGGTGATGCTGGTCTTCCGCAACAGCTACAGCCTGGGGGGATGGAAGGGCCGCATGACCGGCATCAGCCTGAACCACCAGTCCAACGGCCGCGGCGATCCGCTGTCGCGCAGCTGGAACCGGCTGATCGGCAGCGTCGGCCTGGACCGGGAGAACTGGGCGCTGGTGATGCGCGCGTGGCACCGCTTCGACGAGGACGCCAGCGACGACAACAACGCCGACATCCTCGACTACGTGGGGCGTGGCGACGCAATGCTGACCTATACGCGCGACGGCCACATCCTCACCGTGCTGGGGCGCCATTCGCTGCGCGGCGGCGACCAGTCGCACGGTGCGCTGCAGGTGGACTACGGCTTCCCCATCAACCGGGCGTTCCGTGCGCACGTGCAGCTGTTCCATGGCTACGGTGAAAGCCTGATCGACTACAACCACAAGGCGACCTACATCGGCCTGGGCATCTCGCTGCTGGACTGGTACTGA